In a single window of the Streptomyces sp. NBC_01471 genome:
- a CDS encoding 4,5-dihydroxyphthalate decarboxylase gives MNQREIHVGVFPYEHTQALLTGEVSIEGVTATVEGAPIVSDVFRRAVLGEFDVAELGLTYFLRMWDTAQRPFVALPVFPNRNFRHSAIFVNTDSGIEQSGDLAGKRIGEFALYGHDPGVWVKGILADDFGVRWDECSWVIGGTNTPLPAFDWLPLPTPADADVRHLGDGQTLGAMLEEGEIDALISVDVPRAITEGSPRVARLFPDYETVERDYYGRTGIFPPMHLVAVDREFASDGALLKAVFDAFCTAKGQVEQRYLGGAVKQHMNLITPWFSSLFERNRRLMGDDWWPYGVERNRKAVDMFLRHHYEQGLSKTLLTIEDITAPALLDT, from the coding sequence ATGAACCAACGCGAGATCCACGTCGGCGTCTTCCCCTACGAGCACACGCAAGCACTGCTCACGGGGGAGGTCTCCATCGAGGGAGTGACGGCCACGGTCGAGGGGGCGCCGATCGTCTCGGACGTCTTCCGCAGGGCGGTGCTCGGCGAGTTCGACGTCGCCGAGCTGGGGCTGACCTATTTCCTGCGGATGTGGGACACGGCGCAGCGGCCGTTCGTCGCGCTCCCGGTGTTCCCCAACCGCAACTTCCGCCATTCGGCCATCTTCGTCAACACCGACAGCGGCATCGAGCAGTCCGGAGATCTGGCAGGGAAGCGCATCGGGGAGTTCGCCCTGTACGGGCATGACCCCGGTGTGTGGGTCAAGGGCATCCTCGCCGACGACTTCGGGGTGCGCTGGGACGAGTGCTCGTGGGTCATCGGAGGCACCAACACCCCGTTGCCCGCGTTCGACTGGCTCCCCCTGCCGACGCCTGCGGATGCCGACGTCCGCCACCTCGGAGACGGCCAGACCCTGGGCGCGATGCTGGAGGAGGGCGAGATCGACGCGCTGATCTCCGTCGACGTGCCCCGGGCCATCACCGAAGGGTCGCCGCGCGTTGCCCGCCTCTTCCCGGACTACGAGACGGTGGAGCGGGACTACTACGGGCGTACCGGCATCTTCCCGCCCATGCATCTGGTTGCTGTCGACAGAGAGTTCGCTTCCGACGGCGCTCTGCTCAAAGCGGTCTTCGACGCGTTCTGCACCGCGAAGGGCCAGGTGGAACAGCGTTACCTGGGCGGCGCGGTCAAGCAGCACATGAACCTCATCACCCCGTGGTTCAGCAGCCTGTTCGAACGCAACCGCCGCCTGATGGGAGACGACTGGTGGCCCTACGGCGTCGAGCGCAACCGCAAGGCCGTCGACATGTTCCTGCGGCACCACTACGAGCAGGGCCTGTCGAAAACGTTGCTCACCATCGAGGACATCACCGCCCCGGCACTGCTCGACACCTGA
- a CDS encoding prenyltransferase/squalene oxidase repeat-containing protein: MTVVEATARLRSRVEERVEADGALREPCRSRVLESALVLALMRRLMDFSGSRERVTRYLWLRCKSPDPLERSLALVGSGAGPAPEGEDFRTLILEQVPSYVAPRRRLVLDAVAVILGGHTGRSPETAAATAAATASATVPSSAADPAGSAPSGVLHPWARVQSVASAVIVRSTRDGPVEISADDLVALRATQDGSGRVWEGHLLAHVLALHALARLPGNDHLVRRGLTAMLPLQRADGGFPFVSDIDTWCTATGGLALAVAGASTSLLHQVAGHLVSEQKQCGGWSITNGTRLTDTDDTSVALEFLQALDPGRYKHEIDAGLGRLRALRGPDGGFPTYVAGGPSEACMTAAAVNAFAPAGRGDARLLEEARRFLAASQHRDGYFEPGWSNSRLHVLYRARMAAGPGASGLAMAARIRQLVADTQNPDGGWSREPGHTSDAISTSYALLALGRQATGSPPQRAGARWLCERQDADGGSTPRPTWSARAPSRTTCRCSPTSACCGPWVTSPAHRRGTSLIRRHRTSPIGTQGGAGACPHSIAMTGRRGRGSRAAQSCALSTGREGTFVDRAVCGQQWICRSGPPSGRRRPCPARASGCRCSHTNCPVPCTPTASG; encoded by the coding sequence GTGACCGTGGTGGAGGCGACGGCCCGGCTGCGGAGTCGGGTGGAGGAGCGGGTCGAAGCTGACGGCGCCTTGCGGGAGCCGTGCCGGAGCCGGGTTCTGGAGTCCGCTCTCGTGCTGGCGCTGATGCGCCGGCTCATGGACTTCTCCGGAAGCCGTGAGCGGGTGACCCGTTATCTGTGGCTGCGGTGCAAGAGTCCTGATCCGCTGGAGCGGTCGCTGGCCCTGGTGGGCAGCGGAGCAGGGCCGGCACCGGAGGGGGAGGATTTCCGTACGCTCATCCTGGAACAGGTGCCCTCCTATGTCGCGCCCCGGCGCCGGTTGGTCCTCGACGCGGTGGCGGTGATCCTCGGCGGGCACACCGGGAGATCCCCGGAAACGGCCGCTGCAACCGCCGCCGCAACCGCCTCTGCAACAGTCCCTTCAAGCGCCGCCGACCCCGCGGGCAGTGCACCGAGCGGTGTCCTGCACCCGTGGGCGCGGGTGCAGAGCGTCGCGTCCGCGGTCATCGTGCGATCCACCCGGGACGGGCCCGTGGAGATCAGCGCAGATGATCTCGTGGCGCTGCGGGCGACGCAGGACGGTTCGGGCCGGGTGTGGGAGGGACACCTGCTGGCCCACGTACTGGCCCTGCACGCCCTGGCACGGCTGCCCGGGAACGACCACCTGGTCCGGCGCGGCCTGACGGCGATGCTGCCCCTGCAGCGTGCTGACGGGGGATTCCCGTTCGTATCGGACATCGACACCTGGTGCACCGCCACCGGTGGCCTGGCCCTGGCGGTGGCAGGCGCCTCCACTTCGCTGCTGCACCAGGTGGCGGGCCATCTGGTGAGCGAGCAGAAACAGTGCGGCGGCTGGTCCATCACGAACGGCACCCGCCTCACGGACACCGACGACACCTCAGTGGCCCTGGAATTCCTCCAGGCCCTCGACCCCGGACGCTACAAGCACGAGATCGACGCGGGGCTGGGCAGACTCAGGGCGCTGCGCGGGCCGGACGGAGGGTTTCCCACGTATGTCGCGGGCGGGCCGTCGGAGGCGTGCATGACGGCGGCCGCAGTGAACGCCTTCGCGCCCGCGGGGCGTGGGGACGCCCGGTTGCTGGAGGAGGCGCGCCGGTTCCTGGCGGCGAGTCAGCACCGGGACGGATACTTCGAGCCGGGCTGGAGCAACAGCCGGCTGCACGTCCTGTACCGGGCCCGCATGGCAGCCGGCCCGGGAGCGTCCGGGCTCGCGATGGCCGCCCGGATCCGGCAACTGGTGGCGGACACGCAGAACCCGGACGGCGGCTGGAGCAGAGAACCGGGCCACACCAGTGACGCGATCAGCACCTCCTACGCACTTCTCGCCCTCGGCAGGCAGGCCACCGGCAGCCCACCGCAGCGCGCGGGGGCCCGATGGCTGTGTGAACGCCAGGACGCGGACGGCGGTTCGACTCCCCGCCCGACATGGTCGGCCCGCGCCCCTTCACGTACCACGTGCCGCTGCTCACCGACATCTGCGTGCTGCGGGCCCTGGGTCACCTCACCCGCTCACCGGCGCGGAACCTCGCTGATCCGCCGGCACAGGACCTCGCCGATCGGCACGCAGGGAGGCGCCGGAGCGTGCCCGCACAGCATCGCAATGACAGGGCGCCGGGGGAGGGGCAGCCGGGCAGCCCAGAGCTGTGCCTTGTCGACCGGCCGAGAGGGCACGTTCGTGGACCGCGCGGTCTGCGGCCAGCAGTGGATCTGTCGGTCCGGCCCCCCGTCCGGTCGGCGGCGGCCCTGTCCGGCCAGAGCTTCCGGATGCCGGTGCTCGCACACCAACTGCCCCGTGCCCTGCACGCCGACAGCGAGCGGCTGA